A section of the Apodemus sylvaticus chromosome 10, mApoSyl1.1, whole genome shotgun sequence genome encodes:
- the Bnip1 gene encoding vesicle transport protein SEC20 isoform X1 gives MAAPQDVHVRICNQEIVKFDLEVKALIQDIRDCSGPLSELTELNTKVKEKFQQLKHRIQELEQSAREQDKESEKQLLLQEVENHKKQMLSNQTSWRKANLTCKLAIDNLEKAELLQGGDSLRQRKTTKESLAQTSSTITESLMGISRMMSQQVQQSEEAMQTLVSSSRTLLDANEEFKSMSGTIQLGRKLITKYNRRELTDKLLIFLALALFLATVLYIVKKRLFPFL, from the exons ATGGCGGCTCCCCAGGATGTCCACGTCCGGATCTGTAACCAAGAGATTGTCAAATTCGACCTGGAGGTGAAGGCGCTTATCCAG GATATTCGAGATTGTTCCGGACCCTTAAGTGAGCTTACTGAACTGAATACTAAGGTGAAGGAAAAGTTTCAACAGTTAAAACACAGGATCCAG GAGCTTGAGCAGTCAGCACGGGAGCAAGACAAGGAGTCAGAGAAGCAGCTGCTACTTCAGGAAGTGGAGAACCACAAAAAGCAGATGCTCAG CAACCAGACTTCATGGCGGAAAGCCAATCTTACCTGCAAGCTTGCCATCGACAACCTGGAGAAGGCAGAACTTCTGCAAGGAGGAGACTCCTTAAGACAAAG GAAAACTACCAAAGAGAGTTTGGCCCAGACCTCCAGCACCATCACAGAGAGTCTCATGGGGATCAGCAGGATGATGTCACAGCAGGTGCAGCAGAGCGAGGAGGCTATGCAGACTCTAG TTAGCTCTTCACGGACTCTCCTGGATGCTAACGAAGAGTTCAAGTCCATGTCAGGAACCATCCAGTTGGGCCGGAAACTCATCACAAAATACAACCGCCGCGAGCTGACGGACAAACTTCTCATCTTCCTCGCCCTGGCCCTGTTCCTCGCCACGGTCCTCTACATCGTGAAAAAGCGCCTCTTTCCATTTTTGTAA
- the Bnip1 gene encoding vesicle transport protein SEC20 isoform X2: MNGLCLAAGDIRDCSGPLSELTELNTKVKEKFQQLKHRIQELEQSAREQDKESEKQLLLQEVENHKKQMLSNQTSWRKANLTCKLAIDNLEKAELLQGGDSLRQRKTTKESLAQTSSTITESLMGISRMMSQQVQQSEEAMQTLVSSSRTLLDANEEFKSMSGTIQLGRKLITKYNRRELTDKLLIFLALALFLATVLYIVKKRLFPFL; encoded by the exons ATGAATGGGCTGTGCCTGGCTGCTGGG GATATTCGAGATTGTTCCGGACCCTTAAGTGAGCTTACTGAACTGAATACTAAGGTGAAGGAAAAGTTTCAACAGTTAAAACACAGGATCCAG GAGCTTGAGCAGTCAGCACGGGAGCAAGACAAGGAGTCAGAGAAGCAGCTGCTACTTCAGGAAGTGGAGAACCACAAAAAGCAGATGCTCAG CAACCAGACTTCATGGCGGAAAGCCAATCTTACCTGCAAGCTTGCCATCGACAACCTGGAGAAGGCAGAACTTCTGCAAGGAGGAGACTCCTTAAGACAAAG GAAAACTACCAAAGAGAGTTTGGCCCAGACCTCCAGCACCATCACAGAGAGTCTCATGGGGATCAGCAGGATGATGTCACAGCAGGTGCAGCAGAGCGAGGAGGCTATGCAGACTCTAG TTAGCTCTTCACGGACTCTCCTGGATGCTAACGAAGAGTTCAAGTCCATGTCAGGAACCATCCAGTTGGGCCGGAAACTCATCACAAAATACAACCGCCGCGAGCTGACGGACAAACTTCTCATCTTCCTCGCCCTGGCCCTGTTCCTCGCCACGGTCCTCTACATCGTGAAAAAGCGCCTCTTTCCATTTTTGTAA